A single region of the Streptomyces sp. AM 4-1-1 genome encodes:
- the metH gene encoding methionine synthase has translation MASSPTPSADSRTRIADLREALATRVVVADGAMGTMLQAQDPTLDDFQNLEGCNEVLNVTRPDIVRSVYEEYFSVGVDCVETNTFGANHAALGEYDIPERAWELSEAGARLARETADEFTASTGQQRWVLGSMGPGTKLPTLGHAPYAVLRDGFQANAEGLIAGGADALIVETTQDLLQTKAAVLGARRAMEATGADLPLLCSLAFETTGTMLLGSEIGAALTALEPLGIDMVGLNCSTGPAEMNEHLRYLARHSRIPLLCMPNAGLPVLTKDGAHFPLGPEGLADAQEAFVKDYGLSLVGGCCGTTPEHMRQVVERVRGAVPPTREPRPEPGAASLYQTVPFRQDASYLAIGERTNANGSRKFREAMLEGRWDDCVEMARDQIREGAHMLDLCVDYVGRDGAADMKELAGRFATASTLPLVLDSTELPVLRAGLEKLGGRAVLNSVNYEDGDGPESRFVKVTQLAAEHGAALIALTIDEEGQARTVEHKVAIAERLIADLTGNWGIHESDILIDTLTFTICTGQEESRGDGIATIGAIRELKRRHPDVQTTLGLSNISFGLNPAARVVLNSVFLDECVKAGLDSAIVHASKILPIARLEEDQVKVALDLIYDRRAEGYDPLQRLMELFEGVDMKSMKEGRADELLALPLDERLQRRIIDGEKNGLEADLDEALETRPALAIVNDTLLAGMKVVGELFGSGQMQLPFVLQSAEVMKSAVAHLEPHMEKSDAEGKGTIVLATVRGDVHDIGKNLVDIILSNNGYNVVNLGIKQPVSAILEAAEEHRADVIGMSGLLVKSTVIMKENLQELNQRKMAADYPVILGGAALTRAYVEQDLHEIYEGEVRYARDAFEGLRLMDALIGVKRGVPGAKLPELKQRRVPKRDAAVLEVEEPDDDARSDVPFDNPVPEPPFWGTRVIKGIPLKEYASWLDEGALFKGQWGLKQARTGDGPSYEELAEREGRPRLRGWLDKLHTENLLEAAVVHGYFPCVSKGNDLILLHEDGSERTRFTFPRQRRGRRLCLADFFRPEESGETDVVGLQVVTVGSRIGAETAKLFEANAYRDYLELHGLSVQLAEALAEYWHARIRSELGFGGEDPSEVEDMFALKYRGARFSLGYGACPNLEDRAKIAELLQPGRIGVELSEEFQLHPEQSTDAIVIHHPEAKYFNAR, from the coding sequence ATGGCCTCGTCGCCTACCCCTTCCGCAGACAGCCGGACCCGTATCGCCGACCTCCGCGAAGCACTCGCCACCCGGGTGGTGGTGGCGGACGGGGCGATGGGCACGATGCTCCAGGCACAGGACCCCACCCTCGACGACTTCCAGAACCTTGAGGGCTGCAACGAGGTCCTGAACGTCACCCGCCCCGACATCGTCCGATCGGTGTACGAGGAGTACTTCTCGGTCGGCGTCGACTGCGTCGAGACGAACACCTTCGGCGCGAACCACGCGGCCCTGGGCGAGTACGACATCCCCGAGCGGGCCTGGGAGCTGTCCGAGGCCGGCGCCCGGCTCGCCCGCGAGACGGCGGACGAGTTCACCGCGTCGACGGGGCAGCAGCGCTGGGTGCTGGGTTCGATGGGGCCCGGTACGAAGCTGCCGACGCTGGGACACGCCCCGTATGCCGTGCTGCGCGACGGTTTCCAGGCGAACGCCGAGGGGCTGATCGCCGGCGGCGCCGACGCCCTGATCGTCGAGACGACCCAGGACCTGCTCCAGACCAAGGCGGCCGTGCTGGGCGCGCGCCGGGCCATGGAGGCCACGGGCGCCGACCTGCCGCTGCTGTGCTCGCTGGCGTTCGAGACGACCGGCACGATGCTGCTCGGGTCCGAGATCGGCGCCGCGCTGACCGCGCTGGAGCCGCTGGGCATCGACATGGTCGGACTGAACTGCTCCACCGGCCCGGCGGAGATGAACGAGCACCTGCGCTACCTCGCCCGGCACTCCCGTATCCCACTGCTGTGCATGCCGAACGCGGGACTGCCGGTGCTCACCAAGGACGGCGCGCACTTCCCGCTCGGTCCCGAGGGGCTGGCCGACGCCCAGGAGGCGTTCGTCAAGGACTACGGCCTCTCCCTGGTCGGCGGCTGCTGCGGCACGACGCCCGAGCACATGCGGCAGGTCGTCGAGCGGGTCCGGGGGGCGGTCCCGCCCACCCGTGAGCCCCGCCCGGAGCCGGGCGCCGCCTCGCTGTACCAGACGGTGCCGTTCCGGCAGGACGCCTCGTACCTCGCGATCGGTGAGCGTACGAACGCCAACGGATCGCGCAAGTTCCGCGAGGCCATGCTGGAGGGCCGCTGGGACGACTGCGTGGAGATGGCGCGCGACCAGATCCGGGAGGGCGCGCACATGCTCGACCTCTGCGTCGACTACGTCGGGCGGGACGGGGCCGCGGACATGAAGGAGCTGGCGGGCCGGTTCGCCACCGCGTCCACACTGCCGCTGGTGCTGGACTCCACCGAACTGCCCGTCCTGCGGGCCGGACTGGAGAAGCTGGGCGGTCGCGCCGTCCTGAACTCCGTGAACTACGAGGACGGTGACGGACCCGAGTCCCGCTTCGTCAAGGTCACACAGCTGGCCGCCGAGCACGGCGCCGCGCTGATCGCGCTGACCATCGACGAGGAGGGCCAGGCCCGTACCGTCGAGCACAAGGTCGCCATCGCCGAGCGGCTGATCGCGGATCTGACGGGCAACTGGGGCATCCACGAGTCCGACATCCTCATCGACACCCTGACCTTCACCATCTGCACCGGTCAGGAGGAGTCGCGGGGCGACGGGATCGCGACGATCGGGGCGATCCGCGAACTCAAGCGCCGCCACCCCGACGTACAGACCACCCTGGGTCTGTCGAACATCTCCTTCGGCCTCAACCCGGCCGCCCGCGTCGTCCTGAACTCCGTCTTCCTCGACGAGTGCGTGAAGGCCGGACTGGACTCGGCGATCGTGCACGCCTCGAAGATCCTGCCGATCGCCCGGCTCGAGGAGGATCAGGTCAAGGTCGCCCTCGACCTGATCTACGACCGCCGCGCCGAGGGCTACGACCCCCTCCAGCGGCTGATGGAGCTGTTCGAGGGCGTCGACATGAAGTCGATGAAGGAGGGCCGGGCCGACGAACTGCTCGCCCTCCCGCTGGACGAGCGTCTTCAGCGCCGCATCATCGACGGTGAGAAGAACGGTCTGGAGGCCGACCTCGACGAAGCGCTGGAGACCCGGCCCGCCCTCGCCATCGTCAACGACACCCTGCTGGCGGGGATGAAGGTCGTCGGCGAACTGTTCGGCTCCGGACAGATGCAGCTGCCGTTCGTGCTCCAGTCCGCCGAGGTCATGAAGTCCGCCGTGGCCCACCTCGAACCGCACATGGAGAAGTCCGACGCGGAAGGCAAGGGCACCATCGTCCTGGCGACCGTGCGCGGCGACGTCCACGACATCGGCAAGAACCTCGTCGACATCATCCTGTCCAACAACGGCTACAACGTCGTCAACCTCGGGATCAAGCAGCCCGTCTCCGCGATCCTCGAAGCGGCCGAGGAACACCGGGCGGACGTCATCGGCATGTCCGGCCTCCTGGTCAAGTCCACCGTGATCATGAAGGAGAACCTCCAGGAGCTCAACCAGCGCAAGATGGCCGCCGACTACCCGGTGATCCTCGGCGGCGCCGCCCTGACCCGGGCCTACGTCGAGCAGGACCTCCACGAGATCTACGAGGGCGAGGTCCGCTACGCCCGCGACGCGTTCGAGGGCCTGCGCCTGATGGACGCGCTCATCGGCGTCAAGCGCGGCGTGCCCGGTGCGAAGCTGCCCGAGCTCAAGCAGCGCAGGGTCCCCAAGCGGGACGCCGCGGTGCTGGAGGTCGAGGAGCCGGACGACGACGCGCGTTCCGACGTCCCGTTCGACAACCCGGTCCCCGAGCCGCCGTTCTGGGGCACCCGCGTCATCAAGGGCATCCCGCTCAAGGAGTACGCGTCCTGGCTGGACGAGGGCGCGCTGTTCAAGGGCCAGTGGGGCCTCAAGCAGGCCCGTACCGGCGACGGGCCCAGCTACGAGGAACTGGCCGAGCGCGAGGGACGGCCCCGGCTGCGCGGCTGGCTCGACAAGCTCCACACCGAGAACCTGCTGGAAGCCGCCGTCGTCCACGGTTACTTCCCCTGTGTCTCGAAGGGCAACGACCTGATCCTGCTGCACGAGGACGGCTCCGAGCGCACCCGGTTCACCTTCCCCCGGCAGCGCCGCGGGCGTCGGCTGTGCCTCGCGGACTTCTTCCGCCCGGAGGAGTCGGGCGAGACCGATGTGGTCGGACTCCAGGTCGTCACCGTCGGCTCCAGGATCGGCGCGGAGACCGCGAAGCTCTTCGAGGCCAACGCCTACCGCGACTACCTGGAGCTGCACGGCCTCTCCGTGCAGCTCGCGGAAGCCCTCGCCGAGTACTGGCACGCCCGAATCCGGAGCGAGCTGGGCTTCGGCGGCGAGGACCCCTCGGAGGTCGAGGACATGTTCGCGCTGAAGTACCGGGGCGCGCGCTTCTCCCTCGGCTACGGCGCCTGCCCGAACCTGGAGGACCGCGCGAAGATCGCCGAACTCCTCCAGCCCGGTCGGATCGGTGTCGAACTCTCCGAGGAGTTCCAGCTCCATCCCGAACAGTCCACCGACGCGATCGTCATCCACCACCCGGAGGCGAAGTACTTCAACGCGAGGTGA